From the genome of Planctomycetia bacterium:
ATCGCAGGTCGCGACGCGGAGCGAGTTGCCCGAGGCCGCCACCGGGAAGATGGTGTTCTCGCGGGCGACGCTCTCCGGAAGCAGGTCGATCACGTCCTGCGGAACGGCGGTGGCCGCCAGATCCACAAACCGCATCCGGTTCGCCTTGGCGAGCGCCTTCATGATCCGCACGGCGGGGGCGTAGCCGAGTCGCACCAGCTCCTCGTGCAGCGCACGCTTCGCCGACCGGGAGACCCGCATGGCCTCGGCGAGCTGTTCGGTCGAGATGATCCCCTCGGTCAGGAGGAGGGTGGAAAATGCGTCGGGAGGCATTGGGGGGGAGGGCGGGGAGATGCTCAGCAGGTCGTTTCCAGGAACGTGTCGGCGTGCTCGTAGCCTGGGGCGCAGGTGCAGAGGAAGACGAGCTCGGCGGGGCCCGTGTTGCGGATCGTATGCCGGGTGCCGGGGGGAATCGCGATCGCGTCACCGGGGACGACCGGCCGCGTCTCGTCGCCGAGCGTCATGGCCGCGGTGCCCTCGAGGATGTAGTAGATCTCCTCGGTGGTCGCATGGTGATGCGGCGTCGTCTCGGCCCCCGGCGCCAGCCGGGCCTCAGCCAGGCTCTGCCGGCGGATCGCGGAATTGCGGTGGGCGAGGAGCTCGCGAATCGTCGAGCCGTCGGCCGTGACGAACGGTTGCGCATCCCGTTGATTGACGATGTCCATCGCCTGCCCCAGACTCGTGCCGCATGTGGCCGCCACGGCGGTTCGCGATCGACCAAGACGACCGTTCCGTCGGCGTCGCGCCACGTCTGGCAAAGGATACCAAAACCGTGGCAAAGCGGAACGCGACGCCCCCGCCGGCGCCAGGCCGCATGCAGCCACCTGCCTGGCGCACGTGGCTGGCGATCGGCGCCACCGGTTTCGGCGGGCCGGCGGGCCAGCTCGCCATCCTGCACCGGGAGGTAGTCGACCGGCGCCGCTGGATGACCGACGAGGAGTTCGTCGCAGCCGCCCAGTTCTGCGCGTTGCTGCCCGGCCCGGAGGCCCAGCAACTGGCGACCTACGCCGGCTGGCGGACCGGCGGGCTGCGGGGGGGCCTGCTCGCCGGCACGCTCTTCGTCCTGCCCGGCGCGGCGATCGTCACGGCGGTCGCCTGGCTGCACGCCGCCGGGGGTGATCTGCCACTCGTGGCCGCCGCTTTCGCCGGAACGCGTCCGGCGGTCGTGGCGCTGGTCGTCATGGCGGCGTGGCGGCTCGGCAGACGGGCCATCACCAGCGACACGGCGACGCTGATCTGCCTGCTCGCGGCGATCGCTTTCGCATGCGGCGCCTCGCTGCCGGTCGTGGTGGCCGTGGCGGCCGCCTGGGGCTGGCTCGTGCCCGAATGGCTGACCGACGCCCGGGGGCCGACAGGCACCGCGGCCCCGGCAGCGCAGGCCGGCGACGTTCACCGGGTCTGGACAGTCGCGGCCGGATTCGTCGCCGTCTGGGTCGGGGCCTACATGGCCGTTGTCGGTCTCGACCTTGCCGGCGGCCGCGGAGCGAGTCTGGCGACGCTGTTCACGGAGACGACGCTCCTTTCGTTCGGCGGCGCCTATACCGTCGTGCCCTGGGCGCTCGATGAGGGTGTGGCCCGGGGCTGGCTCGGGGCCGCGGAGCGGGCCGACGCCCTGGCGGCGGGGGAGGCGACGCCCGGCCCGTTGATCCTGGTGGTCACGTTCATCGGCTTCCTCGCCGGCTGGAAGGCAGGGGGCGCCGATCCGGCGCTGGCCGGCCTGGAAGGGGCCGCGGTGGCGACGCTGTTCGCGTTCATCCCGTCGTTCGCGATGGTGCTCGCGCTGGCGCCTTTCGTGCGCTCGATCATGGTCGCCCGGCGGCCGGCGGCGGCGCTCGCCGCGATTGGGGCGGTCGTCGTGGCGGGGATCGCGGTCCTGTCGCTGAAACTCGCCCGCGACGCCTTCCTGCCCGGCGGCCGGCTCGATCCGCTCGCCCTGGCAATCGGCGGCGCTGCCCTGGTGCTGCTGGCCCGCTACCGGACGCCCGCGCCCGTCGTGGTCGCCGCCGCGGCAGCCGTCGGTTGCCTCGCTGCCGGCTGACACGCTCCTGCGGCCAATGCCCCGCGGCGTGGCCGGCGGCCGTGCTATGATCCCGCGCGTCGGCTGTGCACTGGCCCACGGTGGTGGCCGGGACCGCCGCGGTTCCGCCGAGTCAACCCATGCGTTCACGTTTCCCGCTCCGAACCGGCCCGGCGTGGTTATGCCTCGTCGCTGCGGCCGTGGCCCTGCCCGTCTGCCGTCCCGGTGCCGCGGAAATCATCAGCGGTTTCGAGACCGGTGCTGACCTGCAACGCTGGTCGCCTGTCGGCCAACTGACGGGCGAACGGGTCGCGGTGCCTGCGCCGCCGGAGGCCGTGGTCGCCGGTCCGGCCGGCAGCGGGGTCCGGATTGCGACGGCCGGAAAAGCCGGCCTGGTTCTCAAGGCGGGGGAACTGCCCGCAAACCTGCTGCGGTTCGACACGCTCCGGTTCTGGGTGCATCGCGGGGAGCAGGCGGCGCCGAGCACCATCGAAGTCCGGTTTTACGAGGCCGACGGCAAGGCCTGGTTCTGGCGCAAGATCGTGCTCGATCATGCCGGCTGGAAATGCATCGACGTTCCGCTCAAGTGGACCCGCTGGAGCACCTCCCGCATCCCGCGCTGGCAAAACGTTGATCGCGCCGGGATCTTCTTCCGCGATAAGGCCGAACTGATCCTCGATTCGTTCGCCCTCGACGATGACCCGCCCGTCAACCAACCCGATGAACTGCCCCTGCCAACGCCCGCGGATATCGCCGCTGTGGCGTTCGCCGGCCCGGAATCCGCCCCGCCTCCGGCGGTTCCGCCCGGCGTCCGCGTCGCCCGCCGGGCCGGCAGCGTCGTCGTCACGGACGTGGCCGAATTGGAGATCGATCGGCTCCTCGAGCACCTCGAGACCGTGGAGGCGGCGGTGCGCCGCGACCTGCCGTTCGCCCGCAAATCCACGGCCCCGGTCGTGCTCGTCGTGTTCGCCGACGAAGCCGACTACAAGGCGTTTCCGCCGGCACTGGCGGCTCGGGTCGGAGCCCAGGCCGCACCAGCGCCGGCGTCGGGATTTACCTTTCTCGGCATCGCCACGTCGTCGTGGCATCCGCGATTCGGCACCCTGCGGCCCGTCTACACCCATGAATTCGTTCATGCCCAGCTCTCGGCCGCGCTCCACCTCGACAACCGCAATGAATGGTTCCAGGAAGGCATGGCCACGCGGCAGCAACTGACGTTTCACCCCGAGCCCGGATTTGGCGCCGGGGTGTTGCGGAAACTGGAAGTGGCGGATGCGGACACGCTGCGGACGGTCTGTAACGGTGAAGCGATCCCGCTGGATCGCTACTGGGTGGCGGGCACGGTGTGCCAGATGCTCGCCGAAGAGCCTGACCTGGCTGCCAAGCTGCCGGAACTCGTGGCCGGGATGCAGGACCGCGGCTTGACCGCCCTGGACCCGCTGCTTCCGACGCTCGGCCTGACGTGGGAGCAACTCGACGAACGCTGGCGCGGGTTTTGCCGCCGAACATACGCCACGCCGTGAGCCGCCGGCCGCCGGAGAACCGACCGCCCGCCCTTGCCGCCCCGGTCAGCCACGCGGGTCGTGCCCGGCGAGCAGGGCCGTGAAGGCCGCCTCGTCGAGCACCGTCACCCCGAGCCTGCGGGCGGTCGCGAGCTTGCTCCCCGCCTCGGCACCGGCCACCACGTAGTCGGTCTTCTTCGACACGCTCGACGCCGCCCGGCCACCGGCCCGCCGGATCGCCTCCTCCGCATCCTGCCGGGAAAAGCCCGCCAGCGTCCCGGTGACGACGAGCGTCTTCCCCGTGAGCGGGCCGGCGGCGGTCCGCTCGGCGGCCGGCACGTCGAGCCGGACCCCGGCGGACCGCAGCCCGGCGATCGTGCGCCGGCCGAAGTCGCTCGCCAGCCAGTCGTGGACGCTGGCCGCGATCACCGGTCCGATCTCAGGCACGGCGGCGAGCTCCTCGACCGGAGCCGCCTGCAGGGCGTCGATCGTGGGAAACCGTTCGCAGAGCAGCGCGGCCACGCGCGGCCCGACATGGCGGATGCCGACGGCATTGAGCACGCGGACCAGCCCCCGGTCGCGGCTGGCGGCGATCTGGGCCACGACCGCGGCCGCGGATTTCTCCCCCATCCGCTCCAGCGGCGCGAGCGTCCCGACCGTCAACCCGTAGAGGTCGGCGTAGTCGTTCACCAGCCCGCCGGCGACGAGCTGCTCGACGAGCTTGTCGCCGAGCCCCTCGATGTCCATCGCCCCGCGCGAGGCGAAGAACCGGAGCCGCTCCCGGGAGCGGGCCGGGCAGTCGACGTTGGGGCAGCGGATGTAGACGCCGTCCTCGTCCTTGACGAGCCCGGTGTCGCACTCCGGGCAGCGCCGGGGAAACTCCCATGCCGGCAGCGGCTTCTTCCGCAGGTGCTTCTCGACGCGGACGACGTGCGGGATCACCTTGCCCGCCTTCTCCACGACGAGCACGTCGCCGATGCGGATGTCCTTGCGAACGATCTCGTCGGCGTTGTGGAGGCTCGCCCGGCGGACGGTCGTGCCCGCGAGTTCGACCGGCTCGAGATCGGCGACGGGCGTCACCGTGCCCCCGCGGCCGACCTGCACGCGGATCCCGGTAAGCGTGGTGGTGGCCTCGAACTTCTCGAACTTCCAGGCGATTGCCCAGCGCGGGCTCTTCGCCGTGGCCCCGAGGCGGCGTTGCTGGTCGAAGCGATCGACCTTGACCACGAACCCGTCCACTTCGAAGTCGAGGCCGTGCAGTTCCTCGATCAGTTCGCTGCCCCGCTCGACGAGCGCCGCGAGCGATGAAAAAACCCGGGTCCCCGGGGCCACCGGCAGGCCGGCCTGCGACGCCCAGCCGAGGAGTCCGGTCTGCGACTCCACGCCGAGGCCGGTGGCGTCGCCGACGCCGTGGCAGAAGAACCGCAGCGGCCGGGCGGCGCACTCCCGGGGATCAAGAAGGCGGATGCTGCCGGCGGCCACGTTCCGCGTGTTGGCGAAGGGGGGGAGCCCCTGCCGGGCCTGGGCCTCGTTGAGGGTCACGAGGTCGGAGTTCGTCATGTAGACCTCGCCCCGGATCTCGATCGTCTCCGGGGGCCGGGGGAGGTCGAGCCGCAGCGGCACGCCAAGGATCGTGCGCACGTTGTGGGTGATGTCGTCCCCGCTGACGCCGTTGCCGCGGGTGGCGGCCAGTGCGAGTAGGCCGGCCTCGTAGGTCAGCGACACGGCGACGCCGTCGATCTTCAGTTCCAGCACCCAGCCGATCGGCTCGGGCTCGTGCCCGTCGCCGTGCAGGAGCCGCTCGACCCGCTCCCCCCAGGCCGCGAGGTCGGCGGTGCTGTAGGTGTTGTCGATCGAGAGCATCGGCACACGATGCCGAACCGGCTGCAGCTCGGGCACCGGCTCGTCACCGACCCGCTGCGTCGGGCTGTCGGGCGTGACGAGGTCGGGATGCCGCTCCTCGAGCCTGCGCAGCTCCTCAATGAGTCGGTCGTAGTCGCGGTCGCTGATCTCCGGCGCGGCCTGGACGTAGTACTTTCGGTCGTGGTGCCGGATCTCCGCGCGGAGCCGGGCAATCGTCGCGGCGGCCGCTGCAGTCACGGATCACCGTCCGCCGCTGCGGCTGTCATGGGCCACGGAACCGACCGTGGCGATGGCGAGCACGACGAGTTCGCCGACGAGCAGCGTGGTGCCGTGCCGGTCGATGAACGTGTCGAGCGCCGAGCGGCTGTGCCGGGAGGTCTCCGGACGGACGCCGCGAAGCACGGCCATGCAATAGCACATCGCCGTGAGCGTGAACGCCACCCCCACGGCAGCGAGGAGGATCGAGAACGGGTTGCGCGGAGGACGGGGCATGAGAGCACGGGTTCGAACCGGGAGGATGCTCGCGGAAGTATAGACCGCGCCCGGCAATCGCGTTCGGCACCGTCGTCACGGACATCTCGCCGCTGACGGCGATGCTGCGCCGGCCGGCGACACGCTCGGCATCGGCCGCCGGGCCTGGCGGCCGTTCCCGTCATCCTGCCTGCGCGACGGTCGCAGACGGCACCCGGGTTCGATAGAGGATCACACCGGCGATGACGACGAGGCCGATCGCCGCCGCGTAGCCAGTCGCCGGCATCCCCGTGCCCGGCATCACATGCATGCGCGACGCCGGGGCGACGGCCAAAGTCACGACGCCGTGCATGAGGATCGGGATGGCGAGCGACCGCGTCGCCAGGTAGGCCATGTGCACCACCACACCGACGAGAAAAGCCGGGAGCATGAGCCCGGGATCGAGGCGGACCAGCGCGAACAGGGCCGAGGTCATGAGCACGCCCGGCACCGTCCCGAAACGTTCCACGAGGCCTCCGCCGATGTAGGCCCGAAACCACAACTCCCCGGCGACGATGGTCGGAAGGACGACGATCATCAGGAGCGGCGCGGAGAGCGACCACTGGGACCGTGTGAACTCGCGGCCGCGCTTGCATACCCCCCGCTGTGACGGACTGCCCCCATGTCGACCCTGGCAGCCCGCCCGGAAAACGGATGGCCATTTCTTCAGTCGACGACGACGCCCCGCTCGATGAAGTTCGGCACCGACACCATCTCGGCGATGTGCGCAGGCAACACCCGCACGATGGCGACGAGCACGAGGCACCACGCCACGGCGGCCCACAGGCCGGGTCGCCGTGCCGCCCCGGCCTGATCGGCACCGGCCACGCTGGCCGGCGGTCGGTCTCGGGCTTCCGTGGGAGGAGGCAGGGCAGGAGGCAGGGCAGGAGGTGCCGTGAGCAGGCGTCGAACCAGATCGGTCGCGCCGAGAATCATGCCGATGCCGCCCACCAACCGGAGGATGCCGAACGGTCCGGCAAGCTCCCTCCACGGGGAGAGTTCGGCGGCGAAGCCGACCAGATACAGCGTCGCCGCCAAGACCAGGACCGCCCCCCTCGGACCAAGGCGCGACAGCACCCAGTACACGCCGATCGCCGCGAGCACGGCGCCGAAAACGATGGCGAGAAAGATTGGTTGCGGGATATCCACTGCTGTCTTCCCGGGGCGGCCCCGCGTTCGTCGGCTCAGGCCGCCTGCCGGGCCGCGGCGAGCAGCGATTCGGCGGCGGCGAGCACGCTCGGCACCTCGATGCCGGCCATCGAGCGGAGGTCGGTCTTCCGATCCTCCCAGGCCGGCCGCAGCCCGGCGGGAGGCTCGACGCAGGCGTGGCCGGGACCGTACGGGCCGTTCCGCTCGGCGGGCACCGGACCGAAGAGCCCGACGCACGGCGTGCCCACGGCCGCGGCGAGGTGCAGCGGGCCGGTGTCGGACGAGATGAACAGGCCCGCGAGGCGGCACAGTTCGCCGAGGTCTTGCAGACTCGTCGCCGGCGCCATGATCGCAGCGTCGGCGGCGTCGGCGACGATCCGCTCGGCGGCCGCCCGCTCCGCGTCCCCACCCCAGACGACGATCACCGGCTGGCCATGGAGGCGGCGCATGCCGCGCGCCGTGGCGCTGAACCGGTCGAGCGGCCAGAGCTTGGACCGCCAGCCGGCGCCGGGATTGAGGATCACCGGCCGCTGCGCGAGCCGCTGCGCGGCGAGCCAGTGCTGCATCCGCAGCCGGCTCACCGGCCAGTGCGGCATGGCGAACTCGGCCGGCCGTGCGGGGATGCCGAGCGGCGCGAGGAGTTCGCAGTTGCGGTCCACGACGTGCGTCGCCTGAACCGCGACGCGATGCGTCGCCGCCAGCCACGATCCCTCCCGCGCGTCGGGCCGGGCGGGGCCGATCCGCAGCCGTGCGCCGGACAGCCAGGAGGCGACGCCGCTCTTGAGCAGCCCCTGCAGGTCGAGCGTCACATCGGGGCGGAAGGCCAACAATTGGCGCCGGAGCCCGTGAACGGCCCGGGGCGATTTGAGCCAGCCGCGCGGCAGGCGAAAGATGTGGTCGATGGCCGGGTGGCCGGCGAGCACGTCGGCGGTCCGCCCCTCGACGGCCCAGCCGATGCGGGTCTCGGGGAAGGCCCGCTTGATGGCCACGGCCACCGGCACGCCGTGGATCACGTCGCCGATGGCGGAGAGCTTGACGACGACGATGGAGCGGGGTGCGGGCATCGGCGTGGGAACCGAGGGAGCCGGTGGAGCCGAAAGGATGCTGGAAGGGCCGGTCCCGGGACAAGGCCAATTTCGCGCTTTTTCGGCCCGATGTCGGTCAGGGCAGCCCAGCCAGTTCGCACATCACGGCCGCGGAGACCGCCTCGGGGCAGCTCCAGACGAGAAAGAAGTGGGCCTCGCGCGCCAGCCGCTCGGCAGGGTGGCCGGTGACGAACCCCGCCCCCTTGGAGGCCGTGAGGGCAGCCTGGGCCGCGCGGATGACGAGGCTCGTGGCCGTGGCCCGGAGCCGTTCGCGGCGCGGCTGGTCAGCCCCGACCGTCGCGGCGGCGAGCAGGTCGTGATGCACCGCCCCCAGCTCCGCGTCGAGCCCGATGACGACGGGGGCCAGCGCGGGGCGGGCGGCCGCTTCACGGTGCAGGACCGCCAGGGCGGCGCGGGTGGCACCGATCGCCAGCGCCGTCGTCGCCAGTCCGCCCGTCCGCGGCGGGTCGCCCGCCAGCGCGAGGACTGCTGCCGGTCTCACGCGCTGAAGCCTCACCGCTGCCGTACGGCTGCCGGACAGGGCGAGCATCTCGAACGGCAGATCGATCGTCAGGCCGGCGGCCTGCGCGTTGACGAGGAAAAAACCGCGACCACCCTCGGGCAGCGCAGCGCCGACGACCAGCGTGTCGCAGGCATCGGCGCCGGTCACCCAAGGGCAGGTTCCGTCGAGCTGCCATGCATCTCCGTCGCCGACCGCGGCCAGCGCCGGCCGGCCGTCGTGCTGACGGCTGGTGGTGAGCTGGGCGATGCCCACCGTGGTCCACTCGGCGCCGGCAGCGAGCCGAGGCAGGATCCGGCCGCGCACCGCCGCATCCGCACCGGCGATGACCCGGACCGCCGCCGCCCACTGCGTCAGGGCGAGCGCCGTCGTCAGGCAACGCTCGGCGACCGCCACGAGTGCCGCGTTGATGGCCGGCTCGGAGGCGGCACTGCCGCCGCAATCGGCCGGCACGAATCCTCCGAGCAGCCCGTGTCGGGCCAGCGCCTCGAAGGCACCGCTCCGCCACGGCCCGATGTCGCGCGTGCGGTCGGCAACCGCGTCGAGATCGGCCTGCAGGGCCGCCAACGGTTCCGCGGCGGGCCGGTCCGCGGCGGATGAGAAGATGCTGCACGTGTTCATGTTTGTTCGTAGTATGCCTGCGCACGCCACCCGGCGACACGGGACCACGGCCGGGAGAGGGGCTCGCCCGCCGCCGGCGGGCGGCTATACTCCAGGTCCTTCTGGCAGGCGTCGCACGATCTCCACATCACGTTCTGGAGCCTCATCATGAGCCAGGCAGAAGAACTCTCCGCACGGACCGCCCCCTCGAAGGGCACCGCGGCCCGCGTGAACGGCTCCGTGCTGCCGACGATCCTGCCGCCGCCCCGGCTCGACGAGCTTTCGCCGCAGAACCTGTACGACAAGTGCATGGCGCTGGCCCGGAACCTGTGGTGGAGTTGGCACCCCGAGGTGACCAACATGTTCCGCGAGCTCGACCCGATCCGCTGGCGGCAACTCGATCACAATCCGATCGCGCTCCTTGCAGAGTTCACGCCGGAGCGGCTCGAGGCCCGGGCGGCTGAGCTCGTCCTGTACAGCCGGATCAACCAGGCCTACCGCCGGCTCAAGGAATACCTCGCCGCCGAATCGACCTGGAGCACCGTCAACGCCGGCGTGCTCGGGTCGAAGCCAGTCGTCTATTTTTCAGCCGAGTTCGGCATCCACGAATCGGTGCCGATCTACTCCGGCGGCCTCGGCGTCCTCGCCGGCGACCACATCAAGAGCGCCAGCGGCCTCGGCGTGCCGCTGATCGCCGTCGGCCTGTTCTATGACCAGGGCTACTTCCGCCAGCAACTCGACGTCGACGGCTACCAGCACGAGGAATATCTGCAGTCGCGGGTCGAGACGCTGCCGATCGAGCCGGCGGTCGGGCTCGACGGCCAGCCGATCACCGTGCAAATCGACACCCGCGGCGGGCCGCTGTTCGCCAAGGTCTGGAAGATGGCGGTCGGCCGCGTCAGCCTGTACCTGCTCGACTCCGACGTCGAGGGCAACTCCCCGGAGGACCGCGAACTGACGAGCCGGCTCTACGGCGGCGACACGCGGGTCCGGATCCGCCAGGAACTGATCCTCGGCGTGGGGGGCGTGAAGGCGATCCGGGCGATGGGGATCGTGCCCGGCGTCTACCACCTCAACGAGGGCCACTCCGTCTTCGCCACGCTGGAGGCGGTCCGCGGCCGGATGGAGCGGGACGGCTACCCGTTCGACGACGCCGCCCGCCGTGTCGCCCGGCAGACGGTGTTCACGACGCACACGCCCGTGCCGGCCGGCCACGACCGGTTCGACAACCACCAGATCGAGGAGCACCTCGGGCCGACCCGCGACGCCCTCGGCATCTCCCACGACCACCTCATGGGCCTCGGCCGGGTCGAACCCCACAACAACACCGAACCGTTTTGCATGACGGTGCTCGGCCTGAAGATGTCGCGCCGCGCCAACGCCGTCAGCGCCCTCCACGGCCACGTCAGCCGGCGGATGTGGGCGAGCCTCTGGCCTTACCGCGTCGAGGAGGAGGTGCCGATCGGCCACATCACCAACGGCGTCCACGTGCCGAGCTGGCTGTCGTGGCAGATGCTCCAGCTCTATGACCGCCTGTTCCCCGCCAACTGGTTCCGCCGCATGGGCGAGCCCGACATCTGGCAGAAGATCCACGAGTGCGATCCCGGCGAACTCTGGGAGACGCACTACGCCCTCAAGAACCTGCTCCTGCAGTTCGTCCGGCGCCGGCTGGCCCGGCAGTGCCGGCGGCGCGGCGAGTGCGACGAGGCGATCGAGCAGGCCCGCACGCTCCTCGACCCGAATGTTCTCACGATCGGCTTCGCCCGCCGCTTCGCCACCTACAAGCGGGCCGACCTGCTCCTCGCCGAGGTCGACCGGCTGCACGGCCTGGTCACCGACCGCGACCGGCCGATCCAGGTGATCTACGCCGGCAAGGCCCACCCCGCCGATGAGCCGGGCAAGGCCCTGATCCGCAAGATCGCCAACCTCCGCCACGACGCCCGCTTCGCCGGCCGCGTGGTGTTCGTCGAGGATTACGACATCAACGTCGCCCGGCACCTCGTCCAGGGCGTCGATGTCTGGCTCAACAACCCGCGTCGGCCCCTCGAGGCCTCGGGCACGAGCGGCCAGAAGGTCGTGCTCAACGGCGGCCTCAACTGCTCGATCCTCGACGGCTGGTGGGCGGAGGCCTTCGACGGCCGCAACGGCTTTGCCATCGGCCGCGGCGAGACGCACTTCCGCGACGAGATCACCGACGGTCGCGACGGCGAGGCGCTGTTCAAGGTCCTCGAGCAGGAGGTGATCCCGCTGTTCTACGACCGCGACGCCGACGGCCTGCCGCGGGCCTGGATCCGGATGATGATGAACTCCATCAGTTCGCTGGCCTGGCGGTTCAGCGCCCACCGCATGGTGATGGATTACGCCCGCTCGTGTTACGTCCCTGCCGCCGGCGGCCTGTCGTGCGACATGACGACCCGCTGACGCGCTGGACGGTACGGGTCGTCTTGCGGCGGCAGCCCGCAGGCGACCGGGATGGTCAGGCGGCGGCGACGAGGCCCCGCGGAAAGATGAGCCATGCTGCGTTGCCGGTGATGAGCCGCTGCGTCACCACCGCGGCCCGGTAGCCAAAAAAAAGCGGCTGCACCTGCCCGCCAGGCGATGCCTGCAGGATCGCCGAACGCACGCGGTCCACGGCTCGCAGAAACCCGCGCACCTCCGACTCGGAGATGTTGGTCTTCACCTCGCAGAGCACGACCACGGGCCGGCCGGCGATCGTGCCCCGCAGGACGGCATCGAATTCGAACTCCTTGCCGTCCACCACGAACGACTCCGAACCGCACGAGTCCAGCACGAAACCAAACCGCTCGCCCAGCACCTCGGGGATCCGCTCACAGGCATATGCCTCCAGGTTACCTCCGGCCGTCGCCGCCAACCCGCCCACCTGCTTCGCGAGATCCTTCATCGAATGCCCGAGTGTGTTCACGGTGGTAGTCAGTTCCGTGACCACATGCTCAACGCGTCGCATGGAGTGGGTAAGCTCCTCCACACGTTGCTCCGTACGCTGCTGGGCTACGGCAAGCTCCTCCACACGCTGCTCCGTGCGCTGCTGGGCCGCGGCAAGCCCCTGCTGCGAATCCGCAAGCCGCTCCACCGCACCGCGAAGTTCCGCGAAGTCGTTTCGCGTGACAAGTTGGTCGTGCATTTCCACGTGA
Proteins encoded in this window:
- a CDS encoding chromate transporter, which gives rise to MAKRNATPPPAPGRMQPPAWRTWLAIGATGFGGPAGQLAILHREVVDRRRWMTDEEFVAAAQFCALLPGPEAQQLATYAGWRTGGLRGGLLAGTLFVLPGAAIVTAVAWLHAAGGDLPLVAAAFAGTRPAVVALVVMAAWRLGRRAITSDTATLICLLAAIAFACGASLPVVVAVAAAWGWLVPEWLTDARGPTGTAAPAAQAGDVHRVWTVAAGFVAVWVGAYMAVVGLDLAGGRGASLATLFTETTLLSFGGAYTVVPWALDEGVARGWLGAAERADALAAGEATPGPLILVVTFIGFLAGWKAGGADPALAGLEGAAVATLFAFIPSFAMVLALAPFVRSIMVARRPAAALAAIGAVVVAGIAVLSLKLARDAFLPGGRLDPLALAIGGAALVLLARYRTPAPVVVAAAAAVGCLAAG
- the rfaF gene encoding lipopolysaccharide heptosyltransferase I; the encoded protein is MPAPRSIVVVKLSAIGDVIHGVPVAVAIKRAFPETRIGWAVEGRTADVLAGHPAIDHIFRLPRGWLKSPRAVHGLRRQLLAFRPDVTLDLQGLLKSGVASWLSGARLRIGPARPDAREGSWLAATHRVAVQATHVVDRNCELLAPLGIPARPAEFAMPHWPVSRLRMQHWLAAQRLAQRPVILNPGAGWRSKLWPLDRFSATARGMRRLHGQPVIVVWGGDAERAAAERIVADAADAAIMAPATSLQDLGELCRLAGLFISSDTGPLHLAAAVGTPCVGLFGPVPAERNGPYGPGHACVEPPAGLRPAWEDRKTDLRSMAGIEVPSVLAAAESLLAAARQAA
- the ligA gene encoding DNA ligase, translating into MTAAAAATIARLRAEIRHHDRKYYVQAAPEISDRDYDRLIEELRRLEERHPDLVTPDSPTQRVGDEPVPELQPVRHRVPMLSIDNTYSTADLAAWGERVERLLHGDGHEPEPIGWVLELKIDGVAVSLTYEAGLLALAATRGNGVSGDDITHNVRTILGVPLRLDLPRPPETIEIRGEVYMTNSDLVTLNEAQARQGLPPFANTRNVAAGSIRLLDPRECAARPLRFFCHGVGDATGLGVESQTGLLGWASQAGLPVAPGTRVFSSLAALVERGSELIEELHGLDFEVDGFVVKVDRFDQQRRLGATAKSPRWAIAWKFEKFEATTTLTGIRVQVGRGGTVTPVADLEPVELAGTTVRRASLHNADEIVRKDIRIGDVLVVEKAGKVIPHVVRVEKHLRKKPLPAWEFPRRCPECDTGLVKDEDGVYIRCPNVDCPARSRERLRFFASRGAMDIEGLGDKLVEQLVAGGLVNDYADLYGLTVGTLAPLERMGEKSAAAVVAQIAASRDRGLVRVLNAVGIRHVGPRVAALLCERFPTIDALQAAPVEELAAVPEIGPVIAASVHDWLASDFGRRTIAGLRSAGVRLDVPAAERTAAGPLTGKTLVVTGTLAGFSRQDAEEAIRRAGGRAASSVSKKTDYVVAGAEAGSKLATARRLGVTVLDEAAFTALLAGHDPRG
- a CDS encoding alpha-glucan phosphorylase, producing MSQAEELSARTAPSKGTAARVNGSVLPTILPPPRLDELSPQNLYDKCMALARNLWWSWHPEVTNMFRELDPIRWRQLDHNPIALLAEFTPERLEARAAELVLYSRINQAYRRLKEYLAAESTWSTVNAGVLGSKPVVYFSAEFGIHESVPIYSGGLGVLAGDHIKSASGLGVPLIAVGLFYDQGYFRQQLDVDGYQHEEYLQSRVETLPIEPAVGLDGQPITVQIDTRGGPLFAKVWKMAVGRVSLYLLDSDVEGNSPEDRELTSRLYGGDTRVRIRQELILGVGGVKAIRAMGIVPGVYHLNEGHSVFATLEAVRGRMERDGYPFDDAARRVARQTVFTTHTPVPAGHDRFDNHQIEEHLGPTRDALGISHDHLMGLGRVEPHNNTEPFCMTVLGLKMSRRANAVSALHGHVSRRMWASLWPYRVEEEVPIGHITNGVHVPSWLSWQMLQLYDRLFPANWFRRMGEPDIWQKIHECDPGELWETHYALKNLLLQFVRRRLARQCRRRGECDEAIEQARTLLDPNVLTIGFARRFATYKRADLLLAEVDRLHGLVTDRDRPIQVIYAGKAHPADEPGKALIRKIANLRHDARFAGRVVFVEDYDINVARHLVQGVDVWLNNPRRPLEASGTSGQKVVLNGGLNCSILDGWWAEAFDGRNGFAIGRGETHFRDEITDGRDGEALFKVLEQEVIPLFYDRDADGLPRAWIRMMMNSISSLAWRFSAHRMVMDYARSCYVPAAGGLSCDMTTR